Genomic DNA from Telopea speciosissima isolate NSW1024214 ecotype Mountain lineage chromosome 2, Tspe_v1, whole genome shotgun sequence:
AACAATTAGTGATGTGAATAGTTGCTCCAGTACCAATCTACCATGAATCAGGGGAAACACTTACTAAATTTGATTCAAGACACACTAGAGCTAAAGATATACCTTTCTTCTGAACCCATTTATTGTATCCAAAACAATCTGTCTTCCTATGCCCATCCTTCTTGCAGAAGAAACAATTTCCCTTGAAAGCTTCACTCTTTGGTTTCAAACTTTGATCAGTTTTCTCAGATCTTGCCTACTGGTTATTTGACTTCTtaccttttcatttttcttgaatttcttcttaCCTCCATTATTGGAAACATAATGGGCTGAATTgggtttctccttcttctttctttcttcctcctgcaCCAATATGGTAGTCATCTCCTCAAGACTCCACCCCATCTGATTAGCACCATAGGAGCTCTTGAGGCCTTCAAACTGTGATGGAAGTGGCTTCATAATCTGCCACACAAGAAAAGAATCTGATATGGTCACTTCCATCTCCCCTAACTTGTTGGCTTAGTTGGTCATGTTCAGGATATGATTGTGTACACCACTTGTACCATCATAATGGGTGTTTGTGAACCATTCCATGTAAATTCCCTTCTCAGCCTTATCATGTTTGGTGAATTTCTTGCTGATAGCTACAAGAAAATCCTTAGCCTTTTTAGTTGTAGGCACACTCTTGTGCTGCATAATCAATAAGCACAACCTATTTGACTCCTCCCATTTTTCATAGAGAGCCTTTGCTGCAGTGTCACTATCAGCTGTGGGCTTGGTGGGCTCATTAACTCTTAGGGCAAAGTCAAGTCACATAATTCCAAGAGTGATAATGAGAGAATCTTTCcattcctcaaaatttgacccATTCAGAACTTTGATGGAAGATAATTGGGAAGTCATAACTGGCAAACATAATTACAAATATTCACCAAAATATACAATATGCAAAAAACTGGAAGCATATCAACATCCCAAGAATATAATCAAACCTGATTAATTTGGGCTAATTAATTAGATTTATCCCAATTTTATTTTCAGTAACTGTAGGAAAACATAAACTAGGAAAAGATCCGACGTCATCGGGtcacacctgtggtggcaagattgCCCAACACGCAGTGAAATCTCTCACATGTAAGGTGAAATGTCTGAAATAACACCACTCTGAAGATTCCGTCATCTGTGGTGGCTAGACAAGAACCTCCAAAGCTGTGAAGCCCAAAATGTCACCCTTACACCGTCAAGCAAAATCGACTAAACGAAGACTCATCTGTGGTGACAAGGGCACATTGTTCATCATATGGTTTTCTTGACTGCAATCCATCTGGATGATCGATAGCGATTCCGCAACCTTAACAATCAGCCCACTAAGTGGAAGCATAATTATTAAAATTATGGAACCCTACAGACCTAGATTGCTACTGCATGCCCATTTAATTTTAAACAATTTTCATCAAAGATTTGTACTGAAATATGGAACACAAAACCatgaaataatatatatacagggtgttCCACCATGCCATTACTAAATCcaacaattaaataatataCTATCACAATGACAATCACAAAGTCTTattatgtgaaaattggaaacacatcaaaaaaaaattccaagtgTAGAAGTTATGTGTTCCCTATCGTGACATATCAGAACAGCACAAAGtataaacaaaaatagaattaacccaaaaacaaaaaataaaccaaaaccttttatttctatttctatcttctttttttttgtttatagatTCTGTTTATaatacagaaaagaaaaaactaaaccaaaagcctttatatttttatttctgtttttccttttctttttttttttggattttgacctGGGTCGGGTCACTTTTCTGAGTCGACCAACCGGGTTTGCGGGTCGGGTTGTCGGGTCGATCTGACCCGCGGTGCACATTAACAAACCTATCGGCGCATGATAGCACAACCCATTAATTTTACCTTTTTGActtttaaccctttttttttttttaaacaaaacagGGAATCAGATGGGGAATattccccatcttcttccccaaaaacaattgttatttttagggttttaagaaaCCCACCACAGTTGACCGTTTCCAGCGACTAAGAAAAATACCGGCGAAGGTCCGCCGTCCTCCAGCGACCACAACCCCGGTGCTAGATGCCGGTAAAATCCCCAACAGAAAAAAACAAttgccaaaagaaaaaaaaactgggttttTACAAAAAACTTAAGTCGCCCCTTGCAGTGGCTGGACAGGGGCACGGCGGCCACGGATGACCCCGGCGAAGGATCCTCTCCCTCCGGCTACCTTATGCAAACGGTTCAGGGGTTTTacaaaactgatttttttttttgtttgtttgtaaaACCACAGAGCATAACAGCTACGGCCATGGCTAcagcagggtttttttttttttttttgtttgtggctGCTAAAACAGGGAGCATTCAGCCAAAACTATTCTGTTCACACGACCATGGTTTTGGCTATGGCCgatgcaaaatatatatatatatatatatatttttatctatCATATGCAttcacacacaaccaaaaataattaaaaaaaaattgcagccccattgatcaaccatgatctggctctgataccattgataaAATAATCATGCGaaacattcatggagatcaatgagcatacaaataAATTACGGTGGTGTGAATGGCatacctggatccatggttTAAAGCCGACAACTTTCTTTACGATCCCTGTCGCACACGAACGTTGGTCTGGTCTCCCCTCTTCCACTTGTCTTTAGGTTTTCTCAGAgtagtcacttaatgggccagtgacaactatttatagtgatGAGGGTAAGGACCAACCCTGTAAAGAAagtagggtttccttcccattaaggaaacaattcctttggtccacacatagtaactggactcataccattaaggtaaCTTCCATTAATATAACTAAaccgattttaataaaataaagtgggactatgtcagcccaccttatggaaatcttacacAGGAATCTTTAATTGTTAGAATCCTGTGGCCTTCTATCACGATGAGAGAATGGACTATCCATAGACCACTTTGGGAACCCCGAAAGGCTGACCTTAGTGATCAGTGGATAAGTAGCATCCTCCCATCTCCGGCGTGATAGAAACAATCATAGTAAATAGGTATAGCTTGAGTGTCAGCATTACCTAAGAGTCATGaattgttttgaggagataggtacctacttgacttgagtgtgcagTGAACTCTGAAAGGCTAAGCTGTCACTCAGGTGGACAAAGTACATTGGAGGTCAACCCTTATATTAGGGTATTGACAGCAAAGTATATACATAGTGAACTCCAAAAGGCTAAGCTATGCATATTAAAGGCTTAGAAGACTCCCATTGACATTTTCGACTAAGAGGGATGTTGATTTTGTGAGTTACCATTGGAATGTGATGCATGTTTTCTTAATTATTTCGATGGTATGGTTGCTAATTAATTGCTTGTACGTTATTTGTAGACCCTAACTACCATCAATATGACCAACAACGCCACCCTCAATTCCCTACTTAATGACAATAGACTGACTGGGACTAATTACCCCGAGTGGAAGCGAAAGCTTATACTCGTTCTAAAGCCAGAGAagatccaccatgtcatttctaCTGATGGACCTCCCTTACCCCACACCACTGAAGGTGACGACTATGTGGCTTGGGAGACCTTCAAAGAGAAGGATGCTCTGGCCACCGTCTATATTCTTAGCTCCATTGATAAGAACCTCCAGAGCTCATGTGATGACCTGGAATCGGCCAAGGATGTGATGGAACACTTAGAGCAGACTTTTAGAAAGCAAGTTCGTCTTGCACGCCAATAAATCTCCTCAGAGCTGTTCTCTACAAAGATGCATGACAGTACCACAATCCAGGGTCATATGATGAAGCTTACCAAGCTCATCTCGGGATTGGAGAATAAGGGTACTCTATTTGAGTTGGACTTTAAGATAGAGATTATCTTTGCCTCACTTCCTGACAACTATAGCTCCTTTATCACGAACTTCCACATGAATAAAGTAGTGGttaatgatgagcacatttatgtgtgaaatcttagggtataaagcatatattttaccacattggacaaagttactttggtgttttcttgtgctttttaggttttaggctattgtgggctattctggactatcgggagctgcatgtcccaagttacacgtaaagttaccatttttctttccatggctataaagaggactaaatttggagcaagatggacatgatggaatgcaagtacgcattcgtttaggcctccatgcagttgattattcttttcagcccacgaaaggataatgggtcagaaaggagctgtagtgcaagcccatagtcattctaccactgcctaaggacatttttgacattatagaataTATTTCTAATCAATGGTGAAGATCTACTACAAGTACAAGACCGTTACgaaaatttttcattcttgaagagagagaatgactgctatccacatggagggacccacactgccactagattccattgtttttgaaggcccactacTGTCCATGATTTTTATTGGGTTGCCCCtagtgctccacgattttgctTGAGGATATGATGGgcattgtgttatttgattgagtgaaaatcctagtcatcacccttgctctctctctccaatttttcaagggcacttttggaattctacttagaatagatttcttttgaaagatattctctcatctatggaaggttgaaaaatcaaagatgtcttgatctcattgcttggagaagatatctacaaagaaaaggaagcacaagttagaattagaaatttacttttctaaaaatagaaggtttatgtaactaggattctcttctctccctctttctattttttctcttttttcttgggattcaaggcattgtaaaggaggaaggagaagggaatatccCCTTAGCTCtcccacactctctctctctctctcctccacattTTTTAGAGGAagggctctccctctctcttctcttcttctccccttccccctataaatacccccttacttctcttgtaaagttagttcattcacttagtgaaatttcttctcttcttcttcttctaatttgtgatttttggctttctaaattctagtttgcttttatgccCTAATTTGTGATCTTTTTGCTtccttgaggacaagtaacattcaagcttgggggaatctgataagcacatttatgtgtgaaatcttagggcataaagcatacattttaccacattggatagagttactttggtgctttcttgtgctttacaggttttgggctattttggactaTTCTAGACTattgggagctgcatgtcccaagttatatataaagttgttatttttcttttcatggctgtaaagaggactaaatgtagagcaagatggacgtgacggaatgcaagtacgcattcatttaggccaccatgcagtcgattattcttttcaggccaagaaaggataatgggtcagaaatgagctatagtgcaagcccatagtcattctaccactgcccaaggacatttttgacattatagaagatatttctaagtaatggtggagatctacaaCAAGTACAAGACCATTacgataattttttattattgaagagagagaaggactgctacccacatggagggacccacactgccaccagattccattattttttaaggCCCACttctgtccacgatttttattgaGCTGCACCTAGTGCTCCACAATTTTGCTTCAGGACATGATGGgcattgtgttatttgattgagtgaaaatcctagtcatcacccttactctctctctcctccaacttttcaagggcacttttggaattctacttgggatagatttcttttgaaagatattctgtcatctatggaaggttgaaaaatcatagatgccttgatctcattgcttggagaagatatctacaaagaaaaggaagcacaagttagaattagaaatttacttttctagaaatagaaggtttatgtaactaggattctcctctccctctttctatttttttctcttttttcttgggattcaaggcattgtaaaggaggaaggagaagggaacaTTCCCTTAGCTCtcccacactctctctcctccacgtTTTTTAGAGGGAGggctctccctctcctctcttcttctccccttccccctataaataccccctacttcTCTTATAAAgtttgttcattcacttagtgaaatttcttttcttcttctctttctaatttgttatttttggttttctaagttctagtttgcttttatgatttttatttcatggttgtaatgcttttgattcatgctttaattttatgtcttcaatatggttgtaataattctagtttagttttaagctttctagtctaagttcctaagttgatgacaagacttggagatttagaagaggaagccatgcaaagtttgttcaagtattcaagctcttcaattacattcacgCAAGCAATTTTAGTCTGTGTCAAGCACATCCAAGTTTTTACTCtttaaactcttaaactcattctccctctcttccagCTCag
This window encodes:
- the LOC122650648 gene encoding uncharacterized protein LOC122650648, which produces MTNNATLNSLLNDNRLTGTNYPEWKRKLILVLKPEKIHHVISTDGPPLPHTTEGDDYVAWETFKEKDALATVYILSSIDKNLQSSCDDLESAKDVMEHLEQTFRKQVRLARQ